Proteins found in one Amphiura filiformis chromosome 14, Afil_fr2py, whole genome shotgun sequence genomic segment:
- the LOC140169347 gene encoding monocarboxylate transporter 12-like, with amino-acid sequence MAKNDHGNPLDGGWGWIIVLGAFVNTMFQVGTHKALGVFVPEFAEGLNLSVGAVGTICGVAVGLKCLLGFGLGITFAVIPLILKDYFHKRYSLATGLASSGAAIGMVIFPPAMEILIDTFGWRNALFLLGASCFNICAAGALFRPVNSSPKSHCIDSALISLLAGISIGSPPPVMIVILKELTCESKREDFTGAIGLHYMCVGIGFFAGGPIAGNMIFVTSTQGVPEKNTS; translated from the exons ATGGCAAAG AACGATCATGGAAACCCTCTAGATGGCGGATGGGGATGGATCATTGTTTTGGGTGCGTTCGTTAATACTATGTTCCAAGTAGGGACACACAAGGCACTGGGCGTCTTTGTACCAGAGTTTGCTGAAGGATTAAACTTAAGTGTTGGAGCTGTTGGTACGATTTGTGGAGTGGCTGTTGGCTTGAAGTGTTTATTAG GTTTTGGTTTGGGAATAACATTTGCAGTCATTCCCTTGATATTGAAGGATTATTTCCACAAGCGATACAGCTTGGCTACTGGCTTAGCATCAAGTGGTGCAGCCATCGGCATGGTAATATTTCCTCCAGCAATGGAAATTCTTATAGACACGTTCGGctggagaaatgcattatttctCCTTGGTGCATCATGTTTTAATATCTGTGCAGCTGGAGCTTTATTTCGACCGGTGAACTCATCTCCAAAGTCACATTGTATTGACTCTG CACTAATATCACTTTTGGCGGGAATCAGCATTGGATCGCCACCTCCAGTAATGATTGTTATCCTTAAAGAACTTACATGTGAGTCAAAAAGGGAAGATTTTACTGGGGCTATTGGTCTTCATTATATGTGCGTTGGAATTGGATTCTTCGCTGGTGGACCAATAGCAG GCAACATGATCTTTGTCACATCTacacaaggtgtcccagaaaaaaataccagtTGA